The DNA segment TGTTCCTGACCATGGACAAGCATATTTGGTTCAGAAAGAAACTATCTCATTCACTTTAAGAATGCTTTGGCCTGGACTTCCCTCCCTGCATTAAAATCCTGTTTATTCCTTGGAGCACCTAGGTTGCAGTCTCATGATCACCTTTATAGTTCTGTCAAAATGAGTTGCCTCCTCAGTTCATTTGCATACAAAGTGCATGCAAGCAGGGGTGTGTTGCTGGGTAGAACCCAGCAGGTAGTATGTACTTAGCTCAACAGACTTTCCATtgaggttttgagacaggatttcattctGTAGGCCcgttggtcttgaactctcaaGAAGCCTACTATagtcttctgagtgctaggattacatacAGGTTTacgtgtcccaggctgacctcataattgaagatgaccttgaacttctgattctgtCTCCACATACCCAGAGCTTGGGAGTTTGCCATAACACCCGGTTTATgaagtgctggggatggagctcagaaCATGTTTGCTAGAAAAACACTGCATTCCCAACCCCTAAGAGAAACCCAAACATGCTCATATACTGAAGGGATAGATAGCACCAGCAGTTTTCTATTAACCACGAGATAAGCCGGATGCAAGTCTCTCCAGTCAGAAGTGGAAAGAGTAGGGGGTAATGGAAATGGATCGAGCTCTTCTTGATTCTATATTTCACTAAGGAATGTGATGACGGCCGTCTGCAGAGGGTCTTGAGTAGTTCCGTGGTTGTTAAAACGGTAACGGGGTGCAGACGGACCCAACCACTACACTTTGCACCCGCTACTGTTGCTTATTGTCTTTGAAAGCGGTTTCGGGTATGTTAGCTCGATAAGCCAATGTTTTACCCTCCACTCCCTGGTCCTGAGGATTAAATGCATGTTTACACAGCAGGCTCTCCACCACCCAGCTAGATTATACTGGCCCGCTATATTtcgtttattttaaaatttattagagAAAGGGGCTAAATTGCCCAGGCTGAACTCGAATTCCTGCCTCAGGGTCCCTAATCGATTACGATTATAGGCCTGCACTGTCAGGTCTGATTACACGTTTACAAACTACACGCGTTTACAAAGGACTGTGAATTCACAAACGGAAAACCGCTGAAAAGGGGCCGATTCCGCGATTAAACCACCACGCAGGCGCACTGGAATTCACTGCACTCTTTGCTACCCAGAATTCCCGGGGCGGTGGAGACCACTCGCTCAACAGAACGGGGGAGACCTGGGTAGAGAGGCGGGCCTGCTTAGGTGCGCTGGAAGTTCCCGTGAGCCTTTGCCCCCCTCTCGTGTGAGGAGTGGTCTGTTCCAAGCCCTTAAGAATAGGACGCTCACACGTTGCTCTTTCTCTGCGGCCATCATGGGATCATGTTCCTCATCTTCCTGTAGCTGGTACTTTCGCCATGGCCTGCACTCGGCGGGCCGCAGCCATGCTGAGCCCGGGCCCGGTCTCCCAGCACCGCCCTGGGCGCTGCGCAGATCTAGGGGAGCCTGGTAAGTCGAGGTCTCCATCACGGGGCGCCGCTCGTGGGCGGGTATCGACTGCACTGATGAAACTAGAAATAGGAAGTGCCGTCCGAAACGACAACTGACGACATCTCTATTTAGCTGACTGCAGTCGTTCAATCCTTGGCGACCCAGTGCTGAACATGAGTGTTAGAATTGTCTCTTGATTCTTATTTTTCCTAACCTTTCAGACAGGACGTTGACATCGTGGAATAGGAGCACTATCCCACCATGAGGTAAGAGTTTCTGGAACCATCGAAGTGGCTTAAGTTGTGCTACTGTATAGTACGTTCCAGGGACAGCCCTAAAATAAGGGTTGCACTTGAACTCCTGTTTTATGCAGAAGTATTCCTAGCTACGcttctcctggggctggagatggctcagctgttaagaggcATTTTATTTTGTATCAGATGGGGTTCATAGCCAAGAGGGTCTAGCTCCAGGGACTCCAACATGTTCTGGCCAAGGGAGACTTCATTCACACTTCCCCACCCACGTGGACATGTGCATAATTTAAGAAGGGCTTCCACTTAACTGACCTACCAGTTGGAGTGGGACAGTGGAAAGCTTGACTGCTGTGATGAGGACACCAGTAGGAAGTGCCGTCAGAGTCGATAACTGACGATAACTTCTCCCCGACTGACTGCGGTCAAGCCCACGCTAGTGGCTGGTGTTTAGGATTAACTTGGTCTGGACTTTAACAACTGCTGTGCTTTCTAGGTTGGGAAGTTAGGGTGGAAGATTGCCAGCAGCCATGGCCTCCCATGAGGTAAGCTTTCAACGTGGGATTTTAGTTGGTTCAGACATGTTGCCCTGATTTGAGCTAGTATTAATGTATGAGCACCAATCAATCTTACCTACCTGTACTCAGTACTGGTTGTAGTTGATGGGGAGAAGGGGTTAAGTAAGGCAAGGTAGAGTGCATAGCTCTGAACTCCAGGGCCATTTCgtttttgtgggtgctggaaaagatactggactttggtggttgtgagccactatgagtCTTGGGAACCAAACCAGGTCTTGTGGAAGAGCTCTTAAACCTTCCAGTCCATTAACTTGGGTCTTAAAACTTAATGTGTTCTTACAATTGAGCCCACATGGGCTGGTTTGGCCAGCACCAACTCACTGGCTCGTTCCAATTGTCTTTTAGTAACTTGGGAAATCTCCTTGTAAGGTCTAGGATGTGCTAAGAACTGTGGGTTTcttgggaagaagaggcaggcagagtttaGGCCAAACCTGGTTTACAGTAgtgagccagggctacaaagagaaatccAAGAGAAACACTAGGAAAACCAGACTTTTGAGAGGCTGCCATTAGAAATAATGTCCTGTTTCTGCAATCTGTCTTAGGGTGTCCCTTTCAAGTTTGAGAACGCACTGGGGGACTGCAGATGGTGTTGACAGCAGCTGAGGTGAGTTGGTCTGTACAGTGATTAGCTGTCATTACTCTGAAACAAAGATATCAAATGATGATATCACCTTAAATAGCTGGAATTACCGGCAGATTGCTAGTGGTGAGCCTATGGTTTTCTGAAGATATCTCTAAATGTTGAGAATGCTATTAGTCCATGTAGGAGTGATTCTGAAATTGAGTTGTTTTTGCAGGCTACATTCCCAGGAGTCTCCAGCCATCACCCCAAAAGCAAGGTGTGGGTCAGCCAACTTTTGTTCTGGACAGGCACGGTTGGTGGTCCTGTCTCCCACAGGATCTTCTGTACCATTTAATAAAGTTTTGTTTATAAGACTGATTGCCAGTGTGTTGGGTGAGTTCTTTTAAGCTGTAAAGAGCACTACATGTAATGAAGCGTAGTCTTTGGTCTTGGTCCTTAAAAACATGTATTTGCAGAGTAAAGTCGAGTGTCAGGTGTTAAACAGTCCAGCTTTAGCATTGTAAACTTCTAGTCAGTCTAGGCTGTTCTCACAACCTAAGACTTAAAGGTTCCAAAGCATGTAAGGCACCCACACTCAATTCCTGTCCTTGGCTGCATTTGTGCAGTACCATGCCAAGACACCATCTTGTCCAGATCCTATAAACTAGTTTGCTAACCTGGCCTGTAAGGCTGTGCTTTCCCGTAACTGAGTTCAGATATTGATAATAGTTCTTGGGTTTAAGTGGATGAGCAGTTGCTCACTGTTAGGGACTAGGAGTGTTTGAGTGCTAAGAACCCCCAGTTCTCCCTCTTTGCTAACTAGGACTTAACTGGTCTGGAGCCTTGGTAAATAAGTTTGAAAAGCCAATACAGGGAGGACTAGATTATGGGAGAAGGGCCTGAAACAGCTGGTAGAAAAGTTGTACTGGTTGATGGGTAAAGAAACCAGGCAAGGTATAGCCCTACACAGTAAGATTGCCACTACAGCTTGAACTGGGCTTTCCACACTTGGTATCCTGAAACACTACCTTCAAGAAGGCCCTGGGAATAGGAAAGTAGACGTTCCAAGAGTCTTGGAATAGGTTCCTATGTTACCTGCCTTAATTGTAAGTGGGCCTGATAACTTTTGGTCCAGATGCACTCACTGTTCTAGGACAGCTGAATGGAAACATCAGAACCCCTTGAGCAAGTACTGGGAGTTGGGTTTGAGGACAAACGGTTAGTACTCTGATTTCATCCTGGTGAGAGCTGGGTAGGCTTGTCAGGTGTTCTCCTGATAGAAGGGACCCCTAACCTGCCTTAGCCATCCAGGATTTCCTGCTTAGAACCCCTTTTTCCATATCATGTCTGAATCACAGTCTCTTGACTCTCATGGCCCCTGGCAGGTGTCACAGAGCTCCCTATAGGGTCCTGCTGACTTTCCCTGGCTTCTTCCCCAGTACCTGGCCCCTCACCCAGCTCTAGGATGGTTGGTAGGTGGCCCTGTTTTGGAGAGCGCTTCCGAAGGCTTAGCAGGAAGGGCTGGGGTAGTGAGAAGATGTCCACATTGTTGCCCAGGTCAATCCATGTGACATTGGGGAACTTGCTGGGGTCCTTCAGGGTGTCAGTGAGGTCCCTCAGCAGAGCCCGGGTCAGTCGGTTGCCATTGAGGGCTAGTGTGGTGAGACGAGGCAGGGTACTGAGTGCTGGCAGTAGCTGCAGGACCATGTCATCTGTCAGGCCCGTGAAGCCCAGCTCCACACTGTCCACCTGTTCTCCGCAGCGCTGAAGATAGCTGGTCACCCGTTCCAGGTCCCGTGAAGTCAGTGGAATGCCTGACAGATCCACCATGTTGTCTGGAGGATTCCCAGAAAGGAGGGCCTTAAGGctgaaagaaaaggaatgaaCAGGTTAAGCAAGCCGGGTAGGCCTTTCCTGGGGGCAATAGTGACTATCAGCACAGAGCTGCTTAACTGTGACCTGAGACctcatttcttctatttcctctcAGGATGCAGAGACCAGGGGAGTCCTGTTTTGTTGCAAATCCCCAAGTAGCTGCTTCAGGTTGAGCAGAGTGGACAGAGCTGGGGGTTTGAGGCTGCCATTCTAGTAGCTCTTCAagtctatgctttttttttttttctcagagctggggaccgaacccagggagggccttgagtgctctaccactgagctaaatccccaacccctaagcctATGCTTTTATATGATGCCTGCAGTTTCCTACCCTGTACTCTCTAGCTAGTTAATTACGGTCTGtgcttgtcttaaaaaaaaaatggagctacCATCATCATAGGATATGAGGAACACTAAGCACAAAGATACAGCAATGCTCCCTATAGGagctgttcttgttcttgttgctgttctTGTTAATCACTTGGGCTGAGCTTCTACAATCTGGTCCACCTCCAAGAGTTGAAGACAGCAGGCTGGTGAGAGGGCTTCCGGAGCCACACAGCTGCTGGAGGCTCGATGCTTGATGCTTTcagctccttcctctccctgccGTTGGCTGCCCCTTGCCTTATTCTGGAGCCCAGACCATTTGGTCTGCTGATAGGTGTGTCCCCAACCTCCACTCCCATTGGAGTTTCGCACTCTCATTCTCTGAGTTGTAAGCAAGCTCTGAGTCTCTTGCAGCTAAACTTGCTGCAAGAGTGTGTTTATGCTTAAAAGTCACAGTCACTGGAGGCAGGGGTTGGTCACAGCAGTCGGTGCCTGTCTTAATTCCATTCAAGTACGAGGAGAAGCCATCTGAGAGGAATGAGCAGGTTGAAAGAAATAGttcccggggctggagagatggctctgcggttaagagcacccgactgctctttcagaggtcctgagttcaattcccagcaaccacatggtggctcacaatcatctgtaaacagatccaattccctcttctggtgtatctgaagacagctacagtgtacttatatataataagtgaataaataaattaaaaaaaaaaaaacagttcccaAATGGAGAACAGATTGAACCTGCATGTGGGCACTGGCAGACTGGAGACCTAGCTGGCCATGGCAGCTCatacctgcaatcctagcacttggaaagaagcagaggcaggggcattgtGATGTTAAAGCTAACCTGACTTACATAGTGCAtctaagaaaacaaaatctcaaaaagcagggcatggtggtgcacggcTATGATCtcggcactggggaggcagaggcaggtggatctcttatgAATTCGAGGCCTGTCTGGTTTGCATAGTGAGTtacaggtcagccaaggctacatagcaaagaccttgtctcaaacaaataaacaaaaactaacaaaaacccTAAAGCTCAGAGTAGTGGTAGATGTTTAATTTTAGCTCTTGGaaggcaagtgggtctctgagttcaaggccagcctggtctacttcatgagt comes from the Rattus norvegicus strain BN/NHsdMcwi chromosome 10, GRCr8, whole genome shotgun sequence genome and includes:
- the Lrrc75a gene encoding leucine-rich repeat-containing protein 75A; this translates as MGTRQTKGSLAERASPGAAPGPRRERPDFWASLLLRAGDKAGRAGGGLPPYHRRVGMVQELLRMVRQGRREEAGTLLQHLRQDLGMESTSLDDVLYRYASFRNLVDPITHDLIISLARYIHCPKPEGDAMGAMEKLCRQLTYHLSPHSQWRRHRGLVKRKPQACLKALLSGNPPDNMVDLSGIPLTSRDLERVTSYLQRCGEQVDSVELGFTGLTDDMVLQLLPALSTLPRLTTLALNGNRLTRALLRDLTDTLKDPSKFPNVTWIDLGNNVDIFSLPQPFLLSLRKRSPKQGHLPTILELGEGPGTGEEARESQQDPIGSSVTPARGHESQETVIQT